GCCCCGAAGTCGGATCCGGAGCCACACACCCGTCTGACGCGGATCTATACGTGTCGACGCTGTGCCGTCCGATGGGCGCACTCCGATCAGATCGGATTTTCCCCCCATCCTCCCCACGCGCCCGGTTTTTGTCGGCCGGGACTGGTTTGTCGACGAGCGCCGGTTGGGTCGCCGGCCGCGTCCGTGTTCCGTCCGGCCGCGCCGACCGGCAACGACGTACCCGGCGAACGAGGGCTCGAACGCACCCCCGTTCGGCGGGGGTATTTATATATCGCGACGCCCCTGGTTGCGAGTATGTACCGCGCGCGCGACCACGTCGAGAACGAGCGGTGGCTGGCCGACATCGACGACGCCGCCGAACGCCTCGGGCTGAGCGGCGAGGCGAAATCGCGGGCGACGGACCTGTTTCTCTCGACGGTGCCGGGGCCGGATCGCTCGAAGCGGGCGACGGTGGCGGCCAGTCTCTACGCCGGCGCGCTCGTCGCCGGCGAGGGGCGCTCTCAGGCGGCGGTCGCGGACGCCGTCGGCGTCTCGCGGCTGACCGTCCAGGGGCGATGGAAGGAGCTTCTGGCGGCGGCTGGGCTCGAGCCACCACAGTGGTAGCGGGACGCCCGGGATGTGGACCGGTGGATCGACGCCCGCCGGGTTCGGCCCCGTCCGAGACCCAATGGAAAAGGCTTATGCGGGTTTTGACAGTGTGTTCGGGCAATGAGTCAGCGGTTCGAAGCGCTCGAAGAGCGACTCGCGGAGTACGAGTCGCAGATCGATTCCGTCTATCGTCTGTATCACATCCCCGTTCTCGTGGCCCTCATGGCGTTTATGCTGTGGGTTCGGGTACGCAACTACACGAACCACATCGGCCCGAGTGGCGAACCGCTCTACACCGGCAACGACGGGTACTACCACTACCGGTCCGTGAACTACGTGCTCGAGCACTACCCGTACACAATGCCGTTCGACCCCTGGACCGGGTTCGACGCCGGGAGACGGGCCGGGCAGTTCGGAACGATTTTCGATCAGGCGGTGGCGACGGCTGCGCTCGTCGTCGGACTCGGGTCGCCGTCCCAGGAGACGGTCGTCACGGTCACGCTGTTCGCCGCGCCGGTGATCGCGACGCTGTGTGCGATTCCGATGTACTACGTGGGCACGCGACTCGGCGGTCGCTTCGGCGGTATCGTCGCCGTGGTCGTCCTCGCGTTGACGCCGGGGTCGTTCCTCACGCGGAGCGTCGCGGGGTCGTTCGACCACCAGATCGCCGAGGTGTTCTTCTCGCTCGTCGTCCTCGCGGTCGGCATGAAGCTCCTCGCCGTCGCCCAACGCGAGGCCCCGATCTACGAGTTCGTCCGGACGCGTGAGTTCGAGCTACTCCGTCGGCCGGTCGCGTGGGGGCTCGCTCTCGGCGTCGTGCTCACGTTGGCCGTGCTCAACTGGCCGCCAGCGATCTTCCTGTTCGGGCTGTTCGGGATTTTCCTCTTTTTTGCCCTCTCGCTCGAGTTCCTCCGGGGACACAGCCCGGACCACATCGCCATCCCCACGGTCGTCGCGATGGTGACGGCGGCGGTCCTGATCGTCCCCTTCCTGCAGACAACCGGGCTCCAGCCGACCGATTACTCGATCGCACACCCCTTGCTCGCGACGGCCGTCGCCGCGGGGACGGCGTTCATGGCCGGGGTGGCCCGACTGTGGGAGCGACAGGAGCTGCCCCGAGCGGCGTACCCGTTCGGCGTCGCCGGTGCCGGTCTCGTCGGGGCCGGCGTCCTCGCCGTTGTCTCGCCCGACACGCTCGGCTTCTTCCTCTCGCAACTCGAGCGCGTCGCCGGGCTCGGAACGACCGACACGGTCGCGACCATCGGCGAAGCGCAGGCTCCGAGGGATCCGCTCGGGCTCTTTTATCGGAACTACGGCCTCGGATTTTATACGGCGGTTCTGGGCGTGTTGCTCGTCGTGTATCGGGTCGTCTCGCGGACGCGGCCCCGGGCGGACTACCTGCTGATCGCGGTCTACGGGGCGCTCATGCTCCTGTTCACCCTGACACAGAACCGCTTCGAGATCCACTTCGTGGTCGCGGTCGCCGCCGCAAACGCCTACGTCGTCGGCTGGATCTACCAGTTCGTCGACCTCCGGGACGTCCGGACAGACATTGCGAAGGTCAAACCCTACCAGATCCTCATCGTGATCGCGATCCTCGCCGTCATCACCGGCCCCCTCGTCGCGACGGGGGCGACGCTCTCGACGGCCGACGGGGCCGCCCAGCCCGGCGAGATGCAACAGTGGGGCGAAAGCCTCGATTGGCTCTCCGAGGAGACCCCCGAAGTCGGGGCCTACGGCTCGGGGGACGAGCCGAGCCTCGAGTACTACGGCACGTACGAGAATCAAGAGGACTTCGAGTACGGCGACGGCGACTACGGCGTGCTCGCGTGGTGGGACTACGGCCACTACATAACGACGCGCGGCGAGCGGGTCCCGGTCGCGAACCCCTTCCAGCAACGCGCCACCGAGTCGGCCGACTTCCTGCTCGCCGACGAGGAGACGGAGGCCCTCGAGATCCTCGACGAGGACCAACCCGACGGCGAGGGCGTCCAGTACGTGATGGTGGATTACCCACTCGGCTACGCCGGCACGCAGAAGTACAACGCCCCGACGGCCTTCGAGTCCAGACACAACGTGACGAGCGGCGACGTCGGCATCCAGGTAGTCAACGAGCAGGGCCAACGGCTCTACGGCGCACACACCCAACGCGGCTACGAGAGCATGCGCGTCCGGCTGTACCAACACCACGGGAGCGCACAGGAAGCCGGTCCCGTGACGGTCAACTTCGGACAGTACTCGGCAGCCGACGGCGTTGCGACTCTCCCGGAAGGGGCGGCCGGGCTCGACGACCTGTTCACCCAACACGACAGCGTCGAGGCCGCCCGCGAAGCGGCAGAGAGCGACCCGACCGTCGTCCACGGCGGTGTCCTGGGCCAGCAGGCCGAGCGGACCGAGGCGCTCGAACACTTCCGGCTGGTTCACGCCGGCGGGCCGACCACCCAGTCGCCGTTCGACCGGCTCGTTCCCGGCCAGACGATCGGCGACAACGAATCGTGGGTGAAGACCTTCGAGCGCGTCGACGGCGCGACGGTCGAAGGGAGCGGCCCCGAGAACACCGAGGTCCGCGCGAGCGTCGAGATGGAGATGAGCGCGACCAACGAGACGTTCACCTACACCCAATACGCCGACACGGACGACGAGGGGAACTTCGAGATGACGCTGCCCTACTCGACGACCGGCTACGACGAGTACGGTCCCGAGGCGGGCCACACGAACGTGAGCGTGCGCGCGAACAGCAGTTATCAGTTCGTCGCGCCCGAAGCCGGTGCGTTCGGCCAAGCCGACGTGACCGAGGGCCAGGTCGTCGGCGCGGACGAGTCGCCAGTCACGGTTGAGCTCGAGGTCCCACAGCTCGGGCCGGGTGTCGTCGGCGGCACCGACGGATCGGCCGGCGGCGACACGACGGGAAGCGAGACAGCCGACGGCGACACGACCGGTTCCGGCGGCGACGACGGCACCGCCCCCGAAAGCCGGGTTGCGGCCGCCGGATGAGCCGGTCGGGCGGGCTCCGTGCCTGGGTTTCGATCTACCTGAAGGGCGCCTGCATGGGGGCAGCCGACACCGTCCCGGGGGTCTCCGGCGGAACGATCGCAGTCGTCGTCGGGATCTACGAGCGGCTGATCGCGGCGCTGACCGCGCTCGATCCGCGGGCGGTTCGACACCTCGGGGCGATCCACACGGGAGCGGGACGTGCGGCCCTCGCCGCCGAACTCCGGCAGGCGGACGTTCCCTTCCTGTTCGTGCTCGGGCTGGGCGTGCTGTCGGCCGCCGCGACCGTGGCCACCGGGATGCACACTGCGGTCACGCAGTTTCCGGCCCCGACGTACGCGTTCTTTTTCGGGCTCATCGGCGCCTCGGCGGCGGTGCTGTATCGCCACGTCGACGTCGACACCGGCCTCCGGGTGATCGTCGCCGTCGTCGGGTTCTCGCTCGCC
The genomic region above belongs to Natronomonas moolapensis 8.8.11 and contains:
- a CDS encoding transcription initiation factor IIB family protein, producing MYRARDHVENERWLADIDDAAERLGLSGEAKSRATDLFLSTVPGPDRSKRATVAASLYAGALVAGEGRSQAAVADAVGVSRLTVQGRWKELLAAAGLEPPQW
- a CDS encoding oligosaccharyl transferase, archaeosortase A system-associated, which gives rise to MSQRFEALEERLAEYESQIDSVYRLYHIPVLVALMAFMLWVRVRNYTNHIGPSGEPLYTGNDGYYHYRSVNYVLEHYPYTMPFDPWTGFDAGRRAGQFGTIFDQAVATAALVVGLGSPSQETVVTVTLFAAPVIATLCAIPMYYVGTRLGGRFGGIVAVVVLALTPGSFLTRSVAGSFDHQIAEVFFSLVVLAVGMKLLAVAQREAPIYEFVRTREFELLRRPVAWGLALGVVLTLAVLNWPPAIFLFGLFGIFLFFALSLEFLRGHSPDHIAIPTVVAMVTAAVLIVPFLQTTGLQPTDYSIAHPLLATAVAAGTAFMAGVARLWERQELPRAAYPFGVAGAGLVGAGVLAVVSPDTLGFFLSQLERVAGLGTTDTVATIGEAQAPRDPLGLFYRNYGLGFYTAVLGVLLVVYRVVSRTRPRADYLLIAVYGALMLLFTLTQNRFEIHFVVAVAAANAYVVGWIYQFVDLRDVRTDIAKVKPYQILIVIAILAVITGPLVATGATLSTADGAAQPGEMQQWGESLDWLSEETPEVGAYGSGDEPSLEYYGTYENQEDFEYGDGDYGVLAWWDYGHYITTRGERVPVANPFQQRATESADFLLADEETEALEILDEDQPDGEGVQYVMVDYPLGYAGTQKYNAPTAFESRHNVTSGDVGIQVVNEQGQRLYGAHTQRGYESMRVRLYQHHGSAQEAGPVTVNFGQYSAADGVATLPEGAAGLDDLFTQHDSVEAAREAAESDPTVVHGGVLGQQAERTEALEHFRLVHAGGPTTQSPFDRLVPGQTIGDNESWVKTFERVDGATVEGSGPENTEVRASVEMEMSATNETFTYTQYADTDDEGNFEMTLPYSTTGYDEYGPEAGHTNVSVRANSSYQFVAPEAGAFGQADVTEGQVVGADESPVTVELEVPQLGPGVVGGTDGSAGGDTTGSETADGDTTGSGGDDGTAPESRVAAAG